The following proteins are co-located in the Sporolactobacillus pectinivorans genome:
- a CDS encoding GNAT family N-acetyltransferase: MNLTSERLHFRQYNDNDLDFLLSLLSDPQEVRFIGSGKTHNREGAKQFLNWIYGSYKINPDFGLMVLTRKKDNVKIGHAGLVPQVINGVKEIEIGYWIARNYWHNGYATEAAKALLDYGKSNCGMRRFIALIQNGNIASQKVAKNIGMELEREMTLSEKKVGVFSVEG, translated from the coding sequence GTGAATCTCACTTCTGAAAGATTACACTTTCGTCAATATAATGATAATGACCTTGATTTTTTACTGTCACTGCTTTCTGATCCTCAAGAAGTCCGTTTCATAGGGAGTGGAAAAACCCATAATCGGGAAGGTGCAAAGCAATTTTTAAACTGGATTTACGGTTCTTATAAAATAAACCCGGACTTTGGGCTAATGGTCTTAACCCGAAAAAAAGATAATGTCAAGATCGGACACGCCGGTCTTGTACCTCAAGTCATTAATGGGGTTAAGGAAATTGAAATTGGGTACTGGATTGCCCGCAACTATTGGCACAACGGTTATGCGACTGAAGCGGCGAAAGCATTGCTTGATTATGGAAAATCCAATTGCGGAATGCGTCGATTTATTGCTCTCATTCAAAATGGAAATATTGCTTCGCAAAAAGTGGCCAAGAATATCGGAATGGAGTTAGAAAGAGAAATGACGCTCTCAGAGAAAAAAGTCGGCGTTTTCTCCGTAGAGGGATAA
- a CDS encoding GNAT family N-acetyltransferase translates to MIRTAQISDVKELRTLCSQLGYEESEAEIKERLQYILENNDHALFVYEDEDGLVSGWAHIFGKHLLEGVYAELGGIVVDSRHRRLGIGKILLKACEKWALEQGYFGIRVRSGGTREKAHQFYSQMGYRNKKWQKVFDRTLN, encoded by the coding sequence GTGATCAGGACGGCGCAGATATCCGATGTGAAGGAACTGAGGACTTTATGCTCCCAGCTCGGTTATGAAGAAAGCGAAGCAGAAATCAAGGAAAGACTTCAATACATCTTGGAAAATAATGATCATGCACTATTTGTCTATGAAGATGAGGATGGATTAGTTTCCGGGTGGGCACATATTTTCGGTAAACATTTGCTTGAAGGAGTCTATGCGGAACTTGGCGGAATCGTTGTTGACTCCCGGCACAGACGACTTGGCATAGGGAAAATCTTGTTAAAAGCGTGCGAAAAATGGGCATTGGAACAGGGATATTTTGGCATCAGGGTACGTTCGGGCGGGACAAGAGAAAAAGCGCATCAATTTTATAGTCAAATGGGTTACAGAAATAAAAAATGGCAAAAAGTATTTGACCGGACACTGAATTAA
- a CDS encoding GNAT family N-acetyltransferase encodes MKHKNIYEECPFYQNETVTLKQTTTEDAEDLLRCYSDEKAIPFFNADNCPGDFHFTTLEQMQNEISFWDRSYQTKWFVRWTVMQNDTSEKVGTVEMFNRGILADIGSHGVLRIDLQSNCENRQTICGILEIANRHFYEDFDVTWILTKAIPDAEERIIALTQMGYVPASFEKANYYCRSEKR; translated from the coding sequence ATGAAACACAAGAATATTTATGAGGAGTGTCCGTTTTATCAAAATGAAACAGTAACTTTGAAACAGACTACAACGGAGGATGCAGAGGATCTGCTCAGATGTTACTCTGATGAAAAAGCCATTCCATTTTTCAACGCTGACAATTGTCCCGGCGATTTTCATTTCACAACCTTGGAACAAATGCAGAATGAGATTAGTTTTTGGGACAGATCCTATCAGACAAAATGGTTTGTGCGCTGGACGGTTATGCAAAATGATACATCCGAAAAAGTCGGCACGGTTGAAATGTTCAACAGAGGAATTTTGGCTGACATTGGCTCACATGGAGTGTTGCGGATTGATTTACAGAGCAACTGCGAAAATCGGCAGACGATCTGTGGTATTTTAGAAATAGCCAATCGGCATTTTTATGAGGATTTCGATGTAACGTGGATTCTTACCAAAGCGATTCCGGACGCAGAAGAGCGTATAATTGCGCTAACACAGATGGGTTACGTGCCTGCCTCATTCGAGAAGGCGAATTATTATTGCAGAAGTGAAAAACGTTAA
- a CDS encoding helix-turn-helix transcriptional regulator codes for MKIDRLLGITIYLLNHGRVSAKTFAERYEVSLRTIQRDIDTLCQAGIPVVSAYGMNGGYEILDRFKMERQVAGQSDYSFIITALRGLASAYDNPVVDDTLEKMIALFPQQKPDANIFLDFSTLKEGNETSRKLEMLEKAIGTKRIVTFDYTNSDNLITVPEVEPIVLAYKWYTWYLLAYLPAREDYRLYKLVRMENIHLTDRQISHEHDSADTLLQQHEETDCRKYSDIRLLCKAEIRMRAIEYLNGVIETENENGDFIMKLHLPENEQLWFSTLLSLGNLVQVIEPENLKERLCQKCTEILQLYKEL; via the coding sequence ATGAAGATTGACCGGTTGCTTGGCATAACTATTTATTTACTGAATCATGGCCGGGTCAGCGCGAAAACGTTCGCCGAGAGGTATGAAGTTTCACTCAGGACGATCCAGCGCGACATCGACACGCTGTGCCAGGCGGGAATTCCGGTTGTTTCCGCTTATGGTATGAATGGCGGATACGAGATCCTCGATCGTTTTAAAATGGAACGGCAGGTTGCAGGACAAAGCGATTATTCTTTTATCATTACAGCTCTGAGAGGGCTGGCCTCCGCTTATGATAATCCGGTGGTCGATGACACGCTTGAAAAAATGATCGCACTGTTTCCGCAACAAAAGCCAGACGCCAATATTTTTCTTGATTTCAGCACTTTGAAAGAGGGCAATGAAACCAGCCGCAAGTTAGAAATGCTTGAAAAAGCCATCGGAACGAAACGCATCGTTACTTTTGATTACACCAATTCTGACAATCTTATTACCGTGCCGGAAGTTGAACCCATCGTACTGGCGTACAAATGGTATACCTGGTACTTGTTGGCCTATCTGCCTGCGAGAGAGGACTACCGGTTGTATAAGCTGGTCCGCATGGAAAATATTCATTTGACTGACCGGCAAATTTCTCATGAACATGACTCCGCGGATACGCTTTTGCAACAGCATGAAGAAACTGACTGTAGAAAATATAGCGACATTCGCCTCCTTTGCAAAGCAGAAATCAGAATGCGGGCGATAGAATATCTGAACGGTGTGATTGAAACAGAAAATGAGAACGGCGATTTTATAATGAAGTTGCATCTTCCTGAAAATGAGCAACTTTGGTTTAGTACCTTGCTATCACTCGGAAATCTGGTACAAGTCATCGAGCCGGAGAACTTAAAAGAACGTCTTTGCCAAAAATGCACGGAAATTTTGCAACTTTACAAAGAACTGTGA
- a CDS encoding nuclease-related domain-containing protein codes for MILKKLKIPYHVLQLESVVPRLRHGPTHEKLSEKLRRYQSGFNGEKSVCYPLSFLPQDDYHLIHDLRLCDGTHHFQMDWLIIHTNFITLLEIKNLAGMITLDTRLNQMKRELNGKTELFNDPLVQAENLKDLLNIWIRQHNLCSIPIYEFVVFSSPHAYVQTTSHDDPALRKIVKPANLKRTITALPQVDSRHSLTKEKLLTLGHDMVSSHQTRKPNLFQSENLSVDDIMPGVRCPNCGRLQMKKVEASWFCSSCKTLSKHAGITALRDYYLINGPKITNQQCRNFLLMDSASSAKHLLQSLNLKYKGDNRGRVYFLSFTDLD; via the coding sequence ATGATCCTTAAGAAATTGAAAATCCCGTATCATGTGCTTCAACTTGAATCTGTAGTGCCCCGTTTACGACACGGACCGACGCATGAAAAGCTATCAGAAAAGCTCAGAAGGTATCAGTCGGGTTTTAATGGTGAGAAATCAGTCTGTTATCCGCTCAGTTTTCTTCCCCAAGATGACTATCACCTGATTCACGATCTTCGGTTATGCGATGGTACCCACCACTTTCAAATGGATTGGCTGATCATTCATACAAATTTTATCACTTTGCTGGAAATCAAAAATTTAGCCGGCATGATCACACTCGATACACGGCTGAATCAAATGAAACGTGAGCTCAATGGAAAAACTGAACTATTTAATGATCCATTAGTCCAAGCCGAAAACCTGAAAGATCTACTGAATATCTGGATCCGGCAGCACAACCTCTGCTCCATCCCAATCTATGAATTCGTCGTTTTCTCTTCTCCACATGCATACGTTCAAACAACGAGTCATGATGACCCTGCTCTTCGAAAAATAGTCAAACCCGCAAATCTGAAACGAACGATAACGGCGTTACCCCAAGTTGATTCACGGCATTCACTTACAAAGGAAAAACTGCTGACCTTGGGACATGATATGGTAAGCAGCCACCAAACACGTAAACCCAATCTATTTCAATCAGAAAATCTTTCAGTGGATGATATTATGCCTGGTGTCAGATGTCCAAACTGTGGAAGGTTACAAATGAAGAAAGTTGAAGCTTCCTGGTTCTGTTCATCGTGTAAAACATTATCAAAGCATGCCGGAATCACGGCATTGCGTGATTACTACCTCATAAACGGCCCCAAAATCACTAATCAGCAATGCAGAAATTTTTTATTAATGGACTCTGCTTCTTCAGCGAAACATTTGCTGCAATCCTTGAATTTAAAATATAAGGGCGATAATCGTGGGCGCGTTTATTTTCTGTCTTTTACCGATCTTGATTAA
- a CDS encoding response regulator transcription factor → MKRVLIVEDEQSIAELERDYLEINGFQAEIETSGDRGLMKALTEDYQLIILDLMLPGRDGFDICREIRKTKEIPIIFVSAKKEDIDKIRGFGLGADDYMVKPFSPGELVARVKAHLSRYERLSGRKQSNTLNVRGLKIDRGSRQVFVNEKETELTAKEFDLLLFFITHPNHVFSKEHLFERLWGLDSMGDLTTVTVHIRKLREKIEADPSNPQYIITIWGAGYRFDA, encoded by the coding sequence ATGAAACGAGTGTTGATTGTTGAAGATGAACAGAGTATTGCCGAACTGGAACGAGACTATCTGGAAATCAACGGATTTCAGGCTGAAATTGAGACATCGGGAGACCGCGGCCTGATGAAGGCACTGACTGAAGACTATCAGTTGATCATCCTTGATCTGATGTTGCCGGGAAGAGACGGTTTCGACATTTGCAGGGAGATCCGAAAAACAAAAGAAATACCGATCATATTTGTCTCAGCAAAAAAAGAGGATATCGATAAAATCCGCGGCTTTGGACTTGGAGCAGATGACTATATGGTCAAGCCGTTCAGCCCGGGGGAACTTGTGGCCAGAGTGAAGGCACATCTATCCAGATATGAACGGCTGTCGGGGCGGAAGCAGTCAAACACGCTAAATGTCCGCGGCTTAAAAATCGACAGGGGTTCCCGGCAAGTTTTTGTTAATGAAAAAGAAACTGAACTGACAGCAAAAGAGTTTGATCTGCTACTGTTTTTCATCACACACCCAAATCATGTCTTCAGCAAGGAGCACTTGTTTGAACGACTCTGGGGCCTTGACTCGATGGGGGATCTGACCACCGTCACCGTACATATCCGCAAGCTCCGGGAGAAAATCGAAGCGGATCCGTCGAACCCGCAATATATCATCACAATCTGGGGTGCGGGTTATCGGTTTGACGCATGA
- a CDS encoding sensor histidine kinase has protein sequence MSIRKRLVLSNIAMILIPVFLFIVAAMLLFNLFLGSVGLPWNPAGSTSNTDTRLVNDEFAQLKKTASLSPDRLDDRNYITPISRKLNSHHASLILRKNGQIMFQSSGLKKLPAKDLPGFGAEPANPWPNLWISHRPFHVQSYDFYYPDGAAATLFIVRDAWADGSPGLTIFPILFLFLLLILIATNGLLTYFVSRSIIRPVNTMTRAAQKIGEGDLDFQIDTNKKDELGKLSRAFEMMRRKLKDSIERQIRYEENRKEVIANISHDLKTPITSVKGYVEGIRDGVANTPEKMARYLNTIYAKSIDMDQLIDELALYSKLDMNRLPYHFEKVDLKEFLSDLIEEIQFDLENKGVSLTFHADEGSRYLILGDREKLKRVVTNIVGNSIKYSDKDQTKVRISLIQSRDHVAVWIEDNGTGISREALSQIFDRFYRADRSRNSKTGGSGVGLAIVKRIVEDHGGEVWAESTVHEGTRICFTIKNFKAQKGEPE, from the coding sequence ATGTCGATCCGGAAACGGCTGGTATTATCCAATATAGCGATGATCCTGATCCCCGTATTTCTATTTATAGTCGCGGCAATGCTGCTGTTTAATCTTTTCTTGGGGAGTGTGGGACTGCCGTGGAATCCGGCCGGCAGTACGTCGAACACGGATACCCGGCTAGTAAACGACGAGTTTGCCCAGCTTAAAAAGACAGCTTCTTTGTCTCCTGATCGACTGGATGATCGGAACTACATCACACCAATCAGCAGGAAGCTGAACAGTCATCATGCATCGCTGATTTTAAGAAAAAACGGGCAGATCATGTTTCAGTCATCTGGATTAAAAAAGCTGCCGGCTAAGGATCTGCCCGGGTTTGGGGCGGAACCGGCTAATCCGTGGCCAAATCTGTGGATTAGTCACCGTCCCTTTCACGTGCAGTCTTATGATTTTTACTATCCGGACGGGGCGGCGGCCACTCTGTTCATTGTCCGTGACGCGTGGGCGGACGGCAGCCCGGGATTAACGATATTTCCGATCCTCTTTCTTTTTCTGCTTCTGATCCTAATTGCAACGAATGGGCTGCTCACTTATTTTGTATCCAGAAGTATCATCAGGCCTGTGAACACGATGACGCGGGCCGCTCAGAAAATCGGAGAAGGCGATCTCGATTTTCAGATCGATACGAATAAAAAAGATGAGCTGGGTAAACTTTCCCGGGCATTCGAAATGATGCGCCGAAAATTAAAAGATTCGATTGAACGGCAGATCAGATATGAGGAAAATCGAAAGGAAGTCATTGCCAACATCTCGCACGATTTGAAAACACCGATCACGTCCGTTAAGGGTTACGTTGAAGGAATACGCGACGGTGTTGCCAATACGCCGGAAAAGATGGCGCGTTACTTAAATACGATCTACGCGAAATCAATCGATATGGACCAACTGATCGATGAGCTTGCATTATATTCAAAACTGGACATGAATCGCTTGCCGTATCATTTTGAAAAGGTGGATCTGAAAGAATTTTTGTCCGATCTCATTGAAGAAATCCAATTTGATCTTGAAAATAAAGGAGTTTCTCTGACTTTTCATGCTGACGAGGGAAGTCGATATCTGATTTTGGGTGACAGAGAAAAGCTGAAACGAGTGGTCACCAATATTGTCGGCAACAGCATAAAATACAGCGACAAAGATCAGACGAAAGTTCGAATCAGCCTCATTCAGAGCAGGGATCATGTTGCTGTTTGGATTGAAGACAATGGGACAGGCATTTCAAGGGAAGCACTGTCGCAAATTTTTGATCGCTTTTACCGGGCTGATCGATCCAGAAACAGTAAAACTGGAGGAAGCGGGGTCGGACTGGCCATCGTCAAACGGATCGTTGAAGACCATGGTGGAGAGGTATGGGCGGAGAGTACCGTTCATGAAGGTACAAGAATTTGTTTTACAATCAAAAACTTTAAGGCACAAAAAGGTGAACCGGAATGA
- a CDS encoding AAA family ATPase, with the protein MKFLLLFGPQAVGKMTVGQELTKITDLKLFHNHMTIDLLVPLFGFTREMWQLCHMFREEIFRTYAKSGQCGIIFTTVWKFDDPEKWNYIQRACDVFRSSGADIYFVELEASVEERLKRNRTANRLKQKQLKRDIVASEHELLDAMEKYRLNSTEGEITEKNYLRINNTELSAEEAARMIKQKFRLE; encoded by the coding sequence ATGAAATTTCTCCTGCTCTTTGGGCCTCAGGCCGTCGGAAAAATGACGGTTGGACAGGAACTGACAAAAATAACGGATTTGAAATTATTCCATAACCATATGACCATCGATTTGCTAGTTCCTTTGTTCGGCTTTACCCGTGAAATGTGGCAGCTGTGCCATATGTTTCGTGAAGAAATATTCCGAACGTATGCAAAAAGCGGTCAGTGCGGCATTATTTTCACCACGGTCTGGAAGTTTGATGACCCCGAAAAATGGAACTACATTCAAAGAGCATGCGATGTCTTTCGCTCTTCGGGTGCCGACATCTATTTTGTAGAACTCGAGGCAAGTGTCGAAGAACGGTTAAAACGGAACAGGACGGCCAACAGGCTGAAACAAAAACAATTAAAGCGGGACATCGTCGCATCTGAACACGAATTACTCGATGCGATGGAAAAATATCGGTTAAATTCGACAGAAGGAGAAATAACCGAAAAAAACTATCTGCGAATCAATAATACAGAACTAAGCGCGGAAGAAGCAGCCCGAATGATCAAGCAGAAATTCCGTCTAGAGTGA
- the galE gene encoding UDP-glucose 4-epimerase GalE, with product MTILVAGGAGYIGSHMVSRLIEKGRDVAVIDNLSTGHRAAVNDQASFYEGDTRDKQFLIDVFKKEKVDAVIHMDAFSVIPESMKHPLKYFDNNVGGMITLLEVMQEQGVKKMVFSSTAATYGVSKQIPIEEADPQKPINPYGESKLMMEKIVHWADVAYGIKFVALRYFNVAGSKADGSIGEDHQPETHLIPIILQTSLGQRKVFDICGNDYDTPDGTNVRDYVHVVDLADAHILALDYLEKGNPSQAFNLGSSAGFSVSEMVEAARKVTGKPIPVRIAPRRGGDPDALVANSDKARKILGWKPRYGNMNDMIGTAWTWAQKHPNGYGDKK from the coding sequence ATGACAATTTTAGTTGCTGGGGGTGCGGGCTATATTGGCTCTCACATGGTCAGCCGCCTGATTGAAAAAGGAAGGGATGTTGCCGTGATTGACAACCTTTCAACCGGGCATCGTGCGGCCGTGAATGATCAGGCAAGTTTTTACGAAGGGGATACAAGAGATAAACAATTTTTAATTGATGTCTTTAAGAAAGAGAAGGTTGATGCAGTTATTCACATGGATGCTTTCTCGGTCATTCCGGAGTCCATGAAGCATCCATTGAAGTACTTTGACAATAATGTTGGCGGTATGATCACCTTGCTTGAAGTCATGCAGGAACAAGGTGTTAAAAAAATGGTCTTCTCTTCAACTGCCGCGACCTATGGTGTTTCCAAACAAATTCCAATAGAAGAAGCTGATCCGCAAAAGCCCATCAATCCGTATGGTGAAAGTAAATTAATGATGGAAAAAATCGTTCATTGGGCGGATGTTGCTTACGGTATTAAGTTTGTAGCTCTTCGGTACTTTAACGTCGCCGGTTCCAAAGCGGATGGAAGCATCGGTGAAGATCATCAGCCGGAAACCCACCTTATTCCAATTATCCTGCAAACGTCGCTGGGACAACGGAAAGTATTCGATATTTGCGGCAACGACTATGATACACCGGATGGTACCAACGTTCGTGATTATGTTCATGTCGTTGATTTAGCAGATGCCCACATCCTTGCACTTGATTATTTGGAGAAGGGCAATCCGAGTCAAGCGTTCAATCTAGGATCATCAGCCGGGTTTTCGGTGAGTGAGATGGTTGAAGCAGCCCGGAAAGTAACTGGGAAGCCGATTCCCGTCAGAATTGCACCGCGGCGCGGTGGCGATCCGGATGCCTTAGTGGCAAACAGTGACAAGGCAAGAAAAATTTTAGGCTGGAAACCGCGATACGGCAATATGAATGATATGATCGGAACCGCGTGGACGTGGGCCCAAAAACACCCGAATGGTTACGGTGATAAAAAATGA
- a CDS encoding ABC transporter substrate-binding protein — MGLIEQYVSCYPFSRNKMDEPQAVSLKELTEVLCCSERNTKLVLRKMQERGWIAWQPGKGRGHKSQIIFYKKLIDLLQQQAIEWIEQGQLNRAIKLLDNPSLTGRTADDLRRFLTEQFGLHTEHAHPYPQDVIRIPFGRELSALDPLQASVTTEAHFSRQIFDSLVRFNLKTCHFEPHIAHSWICSPDQKQWTFYLRKGVRFHHGRELTAVDVLFTFHRIQAESSPCAWYFENLIGMEKNGRYAVTLTFSKPMGFLMHLLSSLHAAILPSDIGFQQNHMSGTGPFKLVQKSEDSLILERFEGYFREQALIDRIAVYRTDIKSDHVSFYPADHGGSYYGEETSHHYFSRLSGCRYLAFNFNKSGAQLDFYFRQAFRIICDRSKLIQELKGDREEPADSFFRKTSRKSSVTSLPLAKAGSLLEKSGYHGEMMQLFCFDQKGSIEDAEWLRRRAETVGLNLKIHPFAMTQFFDRGIDRSADLLLCGEIFEEDLELGFVSLLRDKTVFLRRFLNQDQRKVLDHLANRLMLCTDWAVRRKVIDETEDYIRRNLFILFNYHAGSASTFSKELAGIEMNAYGWADFSKLWIRPPDVSVFPIHV; from the coding sequence ATGGGATTAATCGAACAGTACGTCAGCTGCTATCCATTCAGCCGGAATAAAATGGATGAACCTCAGGCCGTGTCTCTTAAGGAACTTACTGAGGTGCTTTGCTGCAGCGAGCGGAATACCAAACTGGTTCTCCGCAAAATGCAGGAACGCGGCTGGATTGCATGGCAGCCTGGGAAAGGGCGCGGGCACAAATCGCAAATCATTTTCTATAAAAAGCTGATTGATCTGCTACAGCAGCAGGCAATAGAGTGGATCGAACAGGGACAGCTCAACAGGGCGATCAAACTCTTGGACAACCCTAGCTTAACGGGCCGAACAGCTGACGACCTGCGCCGATTTCTTACCGAACAGTTTGGATTGCATACGGAACATGCTCATCCCTATCCCCAGGATGTGATCCGCATTCCTTTTGGCCGGGAGCTTTCCGCACTGGATCCTTTGCAAGCTTCGGTCACGACCGAGGCTCATTTTTCTAGACAGATCTTTGACTCATTAGTCCGTTTTAATCTGAAGACTTGTCATTTTGAACCTCATATTGCACATAGCTGGATCTGCAGTCCGGATCAAAAACAATGGACTTTTTATCTGCGCAAAGGCGTGCGCTTTCATCATGGCCGGGAGCTGACTGCAGTGGATGTTCTTTTTACCTTCCACAGGATTCAGGCGGAATCAAGCCCATGCGCCTGGTATTTTGAAAATCTCATCGGAATGGAAAAGAACGGACGATATGCTGTCACGTTAACTTTTTCAAAGCCGATGGGTTTTCTGATGCATCTCTTAAGCTCGCTGCACGCGGCCATTTTGCCCTCAGACATTGGTTTTCAGCAGAACCATATGTCGGGAACGGGTCCGTTCAAACTCGTTCAGAAGTCCGAAGACTCACTGATCCTTGAACGGTTTGAAGGGTATTTTCGTGAACAGGCATTGATTGACAGGATTGCCGTCTATCGAACGGATATCAAATCTGATCATGTCAGTTTCTATCCGGCTGACCATGGAGGATCGTATTACGGTGAGGAAACCAGTCATCATTATTTCTCACGCTTATCTGGCTGCCGTTATCTTGCTTTCAATTTCAACAAAAGCGGCGCTCAGCTGGATTTTTATTTCAGGCAAGCATTTAGAATCATATGTGACCGATCTAAGCTGATTCAGGAGCTGAAGGGTGACCGTGAAGAGCCCGCAGATAGTTTTTTCAGAAAAACAAGCCGCAAATCGTCTGTCACAAGCCTTCCACTGGCAAAAGCGGGTTCATTGCTTGAAAAATCCGGTTATCACGGTGAAATGATGCAGTTATTCTGTTTCGATCAGAAGGGCAGCATTGAGGATGCCGAGTGGTTGCGCAGAAGGGCAGAAACAGTTGGTTTAAATCTTAAGATTCATCCCTTTGCCATGACCCAATTTTTTGACCGGGGAATTGACCGCAGCGCAGATCTGCTGCTGTGCGGAGAGATTTTCGAGGAGGACTTGGAGCTTGGTTTTGTCAGTCTGCTAAGGGATAAAACGGTTTTTCTACGTCGTTTTCTTAATCAAGATCAGCGCAAGGTTCTGGATCATCTCGCCAATCGATTGATGCTGTGCACAGATTGGGCTGTCCGCCGAAAAGTAATCGATGAAACGGAGGACTATATACGCCGTAATCTGTTCATCCTGTTCAATTATCATGCTGGAAGTGCTTCAACTTTTTCGAAAGAACTTGCCGGAATCGAGATGAACGCGTACGGTTGGGCGGATTTCAGCAAACTGTGGATCCGGCCCCCGGACGTTTCTGTATTTCCAATCCACGTATGA
- a CDS encoding MFS transporter, translating into MLHSLHRNIRIRLIISFLSVCVSNMVFPFMAMYFAQAFGPALAGILLLMNVIISASASFVGGYLSDHFGRKPMMIIAQAIEIAAFAGMALANSGWWVSSVFTFLMMVVQNLSSGLMHPAEEAMLIDVSTEENRRLMYSINYWSTNFGMAAGAVIGGFFFGSYRFALFLVLTISSIIVLSLIILCMTEVYQRPESSIKGASPFSILSHYSKVVADRVFILFCIGNLLVLSLEFQTTNYIAVHLEKSFKTITLNHWLSLDSYTMISWMRIENTLLVVILALIIAKWTKRCSAPSVFLIGLPIYSLGYAIQAFSNQWALLTFAVFFASIGELMYVPVSQSLIASLTKAKTRASYMAIYGFVFQGSKLFGAIGIIIGAFLPPVIMALLFLLAGLVGLCCYLKVYRQKSQA; encoded by the coding sequence ATGCTGCATTCATTACATCGAAATATCAGAATCCGTCTGATTATTTCTTTCTTATCCGTATGTGTCAGCAATATGGTTTTTCCATTTATGGCGATGTACTTTGCACAGGCCTTTGGTCCGGCGCTGGCCGGAATACTGCTTTTAATGAATGTGATCATTTCTGCTTCGGCCAGCTTTGTGGGTGGTTATCTGAGTGACCATTTCGGAAGAAAACCAATGATGATCATTGCCCAGGCAATAGAAATCGCCGCATTCGCTGGTATGGCTCTGGCCAATTCCGGTTGGTGGGTTTCTTCAGTTTTTACTTTTTTAATGATGGTCGTACAAAATTTAAGCAGCGGATTGATGCATCCCGCTGAAGAAGCCATGCTGATCGATGTCAGCACTGAAGAAAATCGTCGTTTGATGTACAGTATTAATTACTGGTCCACCAATTTCGGTATGGCAGCCGGTGCTGTCATCGGCGGTTTCTTTTTTGGATCGTACCGGTTTGCGCTTTTTCTCGTCCTGACCATTTCTTCAATCATCGTTTTGTCCCTGATCATTCTTTGTATGACTGAAGTCTATCAACGCCCGGAATCTTCAATCAAGGGTGCTTCGCCGTTCTCGATTCTCTCCCACTACTCAAAGGTTGTCGCAGATCGCGTGTTCATCTTATTCTGTATCGGCAATCTACTCGTGCTTTCACTTGAATTTCAGACCACGAATTACATCGCTGTGCATTTGGAAAAAAGCTTTAAAACTATTACTCTGAATCACTGGCTTAGTCTGGACAGCTATACCATGATCAGCTGGATGCGAATTGAGAATACATTGCTTGTCGTCATTCTCGCTCTGATTATCGCCAAATGGACAAAACGGTGCTCTGCTCCTTCGGTCTTTCTTATCGGGCTGCCTATTTATTCCCTTGGCTATGCGATCCAGGCTTTCAGCAATCAGTGGGCCTTGCTGACTTTTGCTGTATTCTTTGCAAGTATAGGAGAACTAATGTATGTTCCGGTCAGCCAGAGTCTGATTGCTTCCCTGACAAAAGCAAAAACCAGAGCTTCTTATATGGCCATCTATGGTTTTGTTTTTCAAGGTTCTAAATTGTTTGGCGCAATAGGGATCATCATCGGAGCTTTCCTGCCGCCCGTCATCATGGCCTTGCTTTTCCTGCTCGCGGGTCTGGTTGGTTTATGCTGTTATCTGAAAGTCTATCGTCAGAAATCGCAGGCATAA